AGATGAGTCGTATATTTCCGCTTTTACTCCACACTCCTTCATGGCTTCGTAAAGCATTCTGAGACCCTTCTCTGCTTCTGGTCCGTTTCTACGCACCACCCATATCCAGTCTGGGTTGAGTTTTCCTTCTTTGTGAAGGTCTCTTATGGCATTTGCCACACCTTCACCCAGAGTTACATCTATCCTTGTGTTGTTAGCGGTTCCACCACAGACCAATACTCCTCTTATACCGGGCTTTGAGAGTATTATCCTCGTTATCTTATACATTTTCTCTGCAGGAGGATTTCCTCCTATGTCGGTAAAGTTGGCTGGTCTTAGACCAACCGCATATGCGGTTTCTATGGTAACCGTTGAACCCCCACCTCCAAAGGTCATCATAGCAATATCTCCGTCCATCTCCACGTAAGAACCAGCCTTTCCTCTGTGGTCGTCTCTGTCTATTAGAGATGCTTCTATTTCCCTTTCTGTGGGTGGTCTTTTTAGAGCGGTTCTTACTCCATATATCTTTGCGGGTGGCACACTTGCATCGTCGTCAATGGTTACTACCGCATCAAGGGCAAGGACTCTTTGCTTGCCACCCACATCGCATATGGCAAGGGGGTTTATCTCCAAAAGCCTTGCTTCCGATTCCCAAAAGGCTTTCCACATGTTGGCTATGACTTCAGAGAGCTCTCTCAAAACTCCCATGTATTCTTGAGGAAAGCCAAGCTCAAGAAGATAGTTTCTGACCATATGGGGATATAGCCCTTTCATTGGATTAATAACCCAGCTTTTGACCTTTTCTGGTGGGACTTCCTCTATGTCCATACCTCCTTCAAGGCTGAGAGTAAGCACTGGTGCTCTAACCTCTGTGGAATAGGTGATGGATGCATAAAGCTCCTTTAGTATGTTAGCCTTCTCACTTACTAAAAGACCTACAGGCATTTCACCGTAAACGGGATAATTAAGAAGAGCGTTAAAGGTTTCTACCGCTTCTTCAGGGTTTTTGCAAAGTTTTACCGCTCCAGCTTTGCCCCTCTTGCCTACGAGCACCTGGGACTTTATTACACACTCACCCAGCTGGTTTATAAAGTTGACAATGTCGTCACTTAGATGGTCACCGAACACATACCTTGGAGTAGGGATTCCGTATTTCTTGAAGATTTTCTCGTATGCTTCATACTCATAAAGGTTCATGGGCTTCCTCCTTTTTAGAAATTGGTATGACTAAAATTATACCATTCTGGTAGTTAACAGAAGCCACAAATAGAGTTAATATATTAATGTGCGTAAAGTCCTTTTTACCTTTTTAGGTTTCTTGGGTGTGTTCCTTTTAATGTCCTTAGCCTTTATACTAATCCTGTCTGCAAACCTTCCTCCAGTGGAGGCTTTGAGGGGCTGGAAACCTCCGGTAGCTACAGTGATATATGATGCAAAGGACAGACCCCTTGGTGATGTAGCATTGCAAAGAAGATACTATGTGAGCCTAAAGGATATACCCCCCCATGTTAGGCAGGCTTTCATCTCCGCAGAAGATAAAAATTTCTACAGACACCCTGGCGTCGACCCTGTAGCCATACTCAGAGCTGTCGTTGCAAATGTAAAGCGCGGAAAAATTCATCAAGGTGCATCCACCATAACCCAACAGTTGGCGAGAAACCTCTTTCTAACACCAGACAGAAGTCTAAAGAGGAAAATAAAAGAAGCTCTTTTGGCAATCAAGATTGAAAGGCATTTTACAAAGGACCAGATACTGGAAATGTATTTGAATTACATATACCTTGGTCAGGGAGCCTACGGCGTGGAAGCGGCTTCAAGGGTATACTTTGGGAAATCTGTAAAGGAGCTCACCATTGACGAGGCTGCAGTCTTAGCTGGTCTTCCAAAGGCACCTACACGCTATAATCCCTTTAGAAATCCAGACAGGGTAAAAGAGAGAAGAAACTATGTGCTTCGTCGTATGTATGAGGATGGATATATCACGGAAGAGGAATACAGAAGGCTTATAGAAAAGCCTATAAACGTTAAGTTAGAGAACAGAT
This portion of the Aquificaceae bacterium genome encodes:
- a CDS encoding succinate--CoA ligase subunit beta, with the translated sequence MNLYEYEAYEKIFKKYGIPTPRYVFGDHLSDDIVNFINQLGECVIKSQVLVGKRGKAGAVKLCKNPEEAVETFNALLNYPVYGEMPVGLLVSEKANILKELYASITYSTEVRAPVLTLSLEGGMDIEEVPPEKVKSWVINPMKGLYPHMVRNYLLELGFPQEYMGVLRELSEVIANMWKAFWESEARLLEINPLAICDVGGKQRVLALDAVVTIDDDASVPPAKIYGVRTALKRPPTEREIEASLIDRDDHRGKAGSYVEMDGDIAMMTFGGGGSTVTIETAYAVGLRPANFTDIGGNPPAEKMYKITRIILSKPGIRGVLVCGGTANNTRIDVTLGEGVANAIRDLHKEGKLNPDWIWVVRRNGPEAEKGLRMLYEAMKECGVKAEIYDSSLPLTEAPIRLKELLDRCESLQRESKEDRHLTEEQAQDMGI